One Phocaeicola dorei genomic region harbors:
- a CDS encoding bifunctional proline dehydrogenase/L-glutamate gamma-semialdehyde dehydrogenase, with protein MDNRPTIAEVQEWVLKLYNTCEQTITSEERKEQHKYAVMVQRPQDKKFLVKMLDESSQIRDRKKLAERIKKLIDRYGVPEFLNKRDAFLFKMYQAFGHHFDFIAIPIIKKRLRMDTSKVILNEARPKLTDHLATRFKQKIGQNVNLLGEVVLGNGEADHRYFHYLEALEAPDINYISVKISGIYAQTHALNYEESFPELVKRMCALYQKAIDFPYVDENGVKRSKFVNLDMEEYKDAHFTLRLFKEVLSRPEFKNYSAGIVVQAYLPDAYEFQTELLEFAKARVADGGAPLKMRLVKGCNLEMETVISSLRGWPNPVRTSKTEVDANYLHILERALLPENAKALHVGVASHNLFTIAYAYLLSQKLGSAEYMTFEMLEGMADHVWRAQSQLGNHVILYAPVVKDEHFLNAVSYLVRRMDENTAPDNFLTHSFNLKPGTDTWRFLQNQFEEAYKMKDVITHTPARTQNRLHRYTPVPPADVMKNEPDTDFDLAQNQEWVRNIFAKWKKSPTDSPEIIPLQIGAETVVCEKRHKYMDRCQDDEVCVCEMSQADAGQVMKILDIAEKDPAGWRKTTLQERHKIMYEAANRLGEMRGDLIGCMCAVTGKTVVEGDVEVSEGIDYARFYSTSMKQFAELPDVDIAPKGTILVISPWNFPCAIPIGGIVAGLVGGNTVILKPATVAAPVAWLFAKAFWDAGVPKEALQVIITDREALKVLTTAPAVKHIILTGGTDTAQNIARSNPATPLSAETGGKNAIILTASGDRDHAIMNIVASAFGNAGQKCSACSLLLVERSVYEDKNFQDKLKDAATSMKVGSVWNLGNVVGPMITNKNDKLLKALELEKGESWLVPPRFLDKHKYVLAPTVKWGVRPGNYSFRTELFGPMLSVVCIENLQQGINWVNSLDYGLTSGLQSLDEGEQKLWKDSIMAGNLYINRGITGAIVNRQPFGGMKLSAFGGGVKAGGPNYCACFVKITDKLGSTTDYTQSYVKAYEQEFAHARDVNNLYGEQNAFRYLPLKNMVLRLFPGDNNEDAKMIALAARICHTPLSISFEPGDDRTAALASLGCPLKEEALAGFLKSMKNYERIRTCGADIPMEMYEEAARIDKYIATAKPVKDGRVELIHYIKEQSISFEYHRYGSILEVPSVE; from the coding sequence ATGGACAACAGACCGACTATCGCCGAAGTACAAGAATGGGTACTGAAGCTTTATAACACGTGTGAACAAACCATCACTAGTGAGGAACGTAAAGAACAGCATAAATATGCCGTTATGGTACAACGGCCACAGGACAAAAAGTTCTTGGTGAAGATGCTGGACGAATCTTCTCAAATTCGTGATCGTAAGAAATTGGCAGAACGTATCAAGAAGCTGATAGACCGTTATGGTGTACCTGAGTTCTTGAATAAGCGTGATGCTTTCCTTTTTAAGATGTACCAGGCTTTTGGTCATCATTTTGATTTCATAGCCATACCAATCATAAAGAAGCGTCTTCGTATGGATACTTCTAAAGTAATTCTGAACGAAGCGCGTCCTAAATTGACAGATCATCTGGCTACCCGTTTCAAACAAAAGATTGGTCAGAACGTGAATTTGTTAGGCGAGGTCGTTTTAGGAAACGGAGAAGCGGATCATCGTTATTTCCACTATCTGGAAGCCTTGGAAGCTCCTGATATCAATTATATTTCTGTGAAAATATCGGGTATCTACGCGCAGACTCATGCGCTGAATTATGAAGAAAGCTTTCCGGAGCTGGTGAAACGTATGTGTGCACTGTATCAGAAAGCAATTGACTTTCCTTACGTGGATGAGAACGGTGTAAAACGCTCCAAGTTTGTCAATCTGGATATGGAGGAGTATAAGGACGCTCACTTTACATTACGCTTGTTTAAAGAAGTGTTGAGCAGACCGGAGTTTAAAAACTATTCGGCAGGCATCGTTGTGCAGGCTTATCTTCCCGATGCATACGAATTTCAGACTGAATTATTAGAATTTGCCAAAGCGCGTGTAGCTGATGGGGGTGCACCATTAAAGATGCGACTGGTGAAAGGCTGTAATTTGGAAATGGAAACGGTTATTTCTTCCCTTCGTGGCTGGCCTAATCCTGTAAGGACATCGAAAACTGAAGTGGATGCCAATTATTTGCATATTCTGGAACGTGCTTTATTACCCGAAAACGCAAAGGCGTTGCATGTGGGGGTTGCTTCTCATAATTTGTTCACTATTGCATACGCCTATCTGTTGAGTCAGAAGCTGGGAAGCGCGGAGTACATGACTTTTGAGATGCTGGAAGGTATGGCTGACCATGTATGGCGCGCTCAATCCCAATTGGGAAATCATGTGATTCTATATGCGCCGGTGGTAAAAGATGAGCATTTCCTGAATGCAGTATCTTACTTGGTCCGTCGTATGGATGAAAATACGGCTCCGGACAACTTCCTGACCCATTCGTTCAATTTGAAACCGGGTACGGATACTTGGCGTTTCTTACAGAACCAGTTTGAGGAAGCTTATAAGATGAAAGATGTTATTACACATACTCCTGCCCGTACACAAAACCGCTTGCATCGTTATACTCCCGTTCCACCAGCTGATGTAATGAAGAATGAACCTGATACTGATTTTGATTTGGCTCAGAACCAGGAATGGGTTCGGAACATTTTTGCGAAGTGGAAGAAGTCGCCGACGGATTCACCTGAAATTATTCCTTTGCAGATAGGAGCTGAAACGGTGGTTTGTGAGAAACGCCATAAATATATGGACCGTTGCCAGGATGATGAAGTTTGTGTATGCGAAATGTCACAAGCTGATGCCGGACAGGTGATGAAAATTTTGGATATAGCCGAAAAAGATCCTGCCGGATGGAGAAAGACTACATTGCAGGAACGGCATAAAATAATGTATGAAGCTGCCAACAGACTGGGTGAGATGCGTGGTGATTTGATAGGTTGTATGTGTGCCGTGACAGGGAAGACAGTAGTGGAAGGGGATGTGGAGGTGTCGGAGGGTATCGATTATGCTCGTTTTTATAGCACTAGCATGAAGCAGTTTGCAGAACTACCGGATGTGGACATTGCTCCTAAAGGGACTATTTTGGTTATTTCTCCGTGGAACTTCCCGTGTGCTATACCTATTGGTGGTATTGTGGCAGGACTAGTAGGAGGAAATACTGTAATTTTGAAACCGGCGACTGTTGCTGCCCCTGTGGCATGGTTGTTTGCCAAGGCATTTTGGGATGCAGGTGTGCCTAAAGAGGCTTTGCAGGTTATCATTACAGACCGTGAGGCATTAAAGGTATTAACTACGGCTCCGGCTGTCAAACATATTATTCTGACAGGAGGGACAGATACTGCTCAAAATATTGCACGCAGTAATCCGGCTACTCCATTGTCGGCAGAAACCGGTGGTAAGAATGCAATTATCTTGACGGCTTCCGGTGACCGTGACCATGCTATTATGAATATTGTGGCTTCTGCTTTTGGCAATGCCGGCCAAAAATGTTCCGCATGTTCTTTATTGCTGGTAGAACGCTCAGTTTATGAGGACAAGAACTTTCAGGATAAGTTAAAAGATGCCGCAACTAGTATGAAGGTGGGTAGTGTATGGAATCTAGGGAATGTGGTAGGTCCGATGATTACCAATAAGAATGATAAATTATTGAAAGCTTTGGAATTGGAAAAAGGGGAGTCCTGGCTGGTTCCACCTCGTTTTCTTGATAAGCATAAATATGTATTGGCTCCTACAGTGAAGTGGGGGGTACGTCCCGGTAACTATTCATTCAGAACCGAATTATTCGGTCCGATGCTGAGTGTGGTTTGTATTGAAAATTTGCAGCAAGGCATCAATTGGGTAAACAGTTTGGATTATGGTTTGACTTCAGGCTTACAGAGTCTGGATGAAGGTGAACAGAAATTATGGAAAGATTCAATTATGGCAGGTAATCTTTACATCAATCGTGGTATAACGGGGGCCATTGTAAATCGTCAGCCGTTCGGTGGAATGAAATTGTCAGCTTTTGGTGGCGGTGTGAAAGCGGGTGGTCCTAACTATTGTGCTTGTTTTGTAAAGATTACAGATAAACTAGGCAGTACCACTGACTATACACAAAGTTATGTGAAGGCATACGAGCAGGAATTTGCGCATGCGCGTGATGTCAATAATCTGTATGGCGAACAAAATGCATTCCGCTATCTGCCTTTAAAGAATATGGTTTTGCGTCTTTTCCCGGGAGATAACAATGAAGATGCAAAGATGATTGCTTTGGCTGCCAGAATTTGTCATACTCCATTGAGCATTAGTTTTGAGCCCGGTGATGATCGTACAGCTGCATTGGCTTCCTTGGGATGTCCTTTAAAAGAAGAAGCGTTGGCCGGATTCCTGAAATCAATGAAGAACTATGAGCGTATCCGTACTTGTGGGGCGGATATTCCGATGGAAATGTATGAGGAAGCTGCACGTATTGATAAGTATATTGCTACAGCTAAACCGGTGAAAGATGGACGTGTGGAATTGATTCATTACATCAAAGAGCAAAGTATTTCATTTGAATATCATCGTTATGGTAGTATCTTGGAGGTGCCGTCGGTAGAATGA